One window from the genome of Bremerella alba encodes:
- a CDS encoding sugar O-acetyltransferase, protein MPSEREKMLRGELYRADDADLVAARAKARELCYRLHHEQRGDVQSRQRILVELLGAGGATATIEPPFQCDYGRNIHLGENVYFNFNCVVLDVCRVTIGDHTLIGPSVQIYTATHPLQAKLRREQEFGKPITIGSDVWIGGGAILCPGVTVGDRTVIGAGSVVTKDLPPDVFAAGNPCRVIREID, encoded by the coding sequence ATGCCTTCTGAACGCGAAAAGATGCTCCGTGGCGAGTTATATCGTGCCGATGACGCCGACCTGGTCGCTGCCAGGGCTAAGGCTCGCGAGCTTTGTTACCGGCTACATCACGAGCAGCGTGGCGACGTGCAGTCTCGGCAGCGGATTCTGGTCGAGTTGCTGGGGGCCGGTGGAGCGACCGCTACGATCGAGCCCCCCTTTCAATGCGACTACGGCCGCAACATCCACCTGGGCGAGAACGTCTACTTCAACTTCAACTGCGTCGTCCTGGATGTGTGCCGAGTCACCATCGGCGATCACACGCTGATCGGCCCGTCGGTGCAGATCTACACCGCCACGCATCCCCTGCAAGCGAAGCTTCGTCGCGAGCAGGAGTTCGGCAAGCCGATCACCATCGGCTCGGATGTGTGGATCGGCGGCGGCGCGATCCTCTGCCCTGGCGTAACGGTTGGCGATCGAACCGTCATCGGCGCTGGCAGCGTTGTTACCAAAGACCTGCCGCCGGACGTCTTCGCCGCTGGCAACCCGTGCCGAGTGATACGTGAGATCGACTAG